The Chitinophaga caeni genome segment GTGATTTCTTTTAGACAGATCAAAATTAGCCTAGTAGCAATCTTCACAGCGTTGAGCATGGTGATTTTCAACAATCCTGTAAATGCACAACACGGGGAAGCGCATGCTGCTATGGAAGAAGCACAACATGGTGAAGCTCAACATGAAGAAGCGAAAAAAGGATTCGATGCAAAAGAAGTAATCCTGGGTCACGTGAAAGATGCTCATGACTGGCACTTGTTCAGTTTTGGCGAAACGCACGTAACTGTTCCTTTACCGGTGATTATATATAACCCGGAAAGAGGCGTTTCTGTGTTTTCTTCATCAAAATTCCATCATGGTCATGAAGCTCATGATGGCTATCGTATTGTAAACCAGCATTATATCCATGAAAACCACTTGGATGAAGCCGGTTTGATGGATGGTAGCATTATCGAAGTAAACGAAGCCGGGTTACCAACCGGTGCTAAGATTTACGATTTGTCCTTGACGAAGAACATCACTTCTATGCTGATCGCGGCAATCTTGTTAGTGTTGTTAATGATGAGTGTTGCGAATGCGTACAAGAAAAGGGGAGCCAAGCAAGCACCTAAAGGTTTCCAAAGCCTGATGGAGCCGGTGATTATTTTCATCCGCGATGAAGTGGTAAAGCCGAATATTCCCGGTAAACACTACGAGCGTTATGTGCCGTTTATCTTAACAATTTTCTTCTTTATATTAATCAATAACTTGTTGGGCTTGTTACCGGGTTCTGCCAACGTAACAGGTAACCTTGCAGTAACAGCAGCTTTGGCGATTATCAGTTTCATCGCTATCCTGTTTAGCTCTAACAAGCATTTCTGGGCGCATATCTTTAACCCGCCGGTACCGGTTGGTGTTAAATTCATCTTGGCGCCTGTAGAGTTGATCGGTGTATTTACGAAGCCGGTATCCTTGATGATCAGGTTGTTTGCCAATATCTTGGCAGGTCACATTATCATCTTGAGTATCATTTCCTTGGTATTCATCTTCGGTGGGTTAAATAAGGCAGCGGGTTACGGTTTCTTACCAATAACCATCATTTTCAACATCGTGATGATGTTGTTGGAATTGTTGGTAGCCTTCATCCAGGCTTTCATCTTTGCAAATCTGACCGCGGTATTTATCGGCCAGGCGATGGAAGGGCATGATGCTCATCACTAATGAAACGTATCATGAGTAATTGCGAGATCAATTACAGGTAAATAAATTATTGAAGTTTTTTCTTAAAATTCACAAATACATATTTATTATGGCACTTTTAACTGTTTTATTAGACGGAGTTGCTGCTGCTGGTGGTGCTGTTGGTGCTGGTATCGCTGCTATCGCTGCAGGTATCGGTGTTGGTAACATTGGTAAGAGCGCGTTGGAATCAATCGCTCGTCAGCCAGAAGCTGCTAACGACATCCGCGCAAACATGATCCTTGCTGCTGCATTGGTAGAGGGTGTTGCCCTTTTCGGTGTAATCGCAGGTTTGTTGGCGGTAGTACTCTAATAACAAATTCTT includes the following:
- the atpB gene encoding F0F1 ATP synthase subunit A, which gives rise to MISFRQIKISLVAIFTALSMVIFNNPVNAQHGEAHAAMEEAQHGEAQHEEAKKGFDAKEVILGHVKDAHDWHLFSFGETHVTVPLPVIIYNPERGVSVFSSSKFHHGHEAHDGYRIVNQHYIHENHLDEAGLMDGSIIEVNEAGLPTGAKIYDLSLTKNITSMLIAAILLVLLMMSVANAYKKRGAKQAPKGFQSLMEPVIIFIRDEVVKPNIPGKHYERYVPFILTIFFFILINNLLGLLPGSANVTGNLAVTAALAIISFIAILFSSNKHFWAHIFNPPVPVGVKFILAPVELIGVFTKPVSLMIRLFANILAGHIIILSIISLVFIFGGLNKAAGYGFLPITIIFNIVMMLLELLVAFIQAFIFANLTAVFIGQAMEGHDAHH
- the atpE gene encoding ATP synthase F0 subunit C, whose amino-acid sequence is MRDQLQVNKLLKFFLKIHKYIFIMALLTVLLDGVAAAGGAVGAGIAAIAAGIGVGNIGKSALESIARQPEAANDIRANMILAAALVEGVALFGVIAGLLAVVL